From Actinoplanes oblitus, a single genomic window includes:
- a CDS encoding Acg family FMN-binding oxidoreductase, with product MNGYDESDLRRAAAAGIQAPSMHNTQPWTFRLRDGVIEVMADPARQLSVADQSGWALRLACGAATMNARLALAWAGTPAEVTLLPDTGQPDLIARLAPGRHRPPTYLERDLHAAIERRHSNREPFWPDPVPPDARIRLIEAARAENAWLDLLVGMTALTGFSEIAHSADRVLRRDQRYQAELITWTDTASATDGMPAYAGAVIGEHQDLIPQRAFTDRRRAPGRDYEPEPLVAILGTAGDTRLDQIQAGQALQRVLLTVTDAGLASSMISQPIEVPAARDQLRRSLGRTGFPQIALRVGYGRPGRQSPRRPITDVLNP from the coding sequence GTGAACGGCTACGACGAGTCAGACCTGCGGCGCGCGGCAGCGGCCGGGATCCAGGCGCCCTCGATGCACAACACCCAGCCGTGGACCTTCCGGCTCCGCGACGGTGTCATCGAGGTGATGGCCGACCCGGCCCGCCAGCTCAGCGTCGCCGACCAGAGCGGCTGGGCCCTGCGCCTGGCCTGTGGCGCCGCCACCATGAACGCCCGGCTGGCGCTGGCCTGGGCCGGGACCCCGGCCGAGGTCACCCTGCTGCCCGACACCGGGCAGCCCGACCTGATCGCCCGGCTCGCCCCGGGCCGGCACCGCCCACCCACCTATCTCGAACGTGACCTGCACGCCGCTATCGAACGCCGGCACAGCAACCGGGAGCCGTTCTGGCCCGACCCGGTGCCGCCGGACGCCCGGATCCGGCTGATCGAGGCGGCTCGCGCCGAGAACGCCTGGCTGGACCTGCTCGTCGGGATGACCGCGCTGACCGGGTTCTCGGAGATCGCGCACAGCGCCGACCGGGTGCTGCGCCGCGACCAGCGATACCAGGCCGAGCTGATCACCTGGACCGACACCGCGAGCGCGACGGACGGCATGCCGGCCTACGCGGGCGCGGTGATCGGCGAGCACCAGGACCTGATCCCGCAGCGCGCGTTCACCGATCGGCGGCGCGCGCCGGGCCGGGACTACGAGCCGGAGCCGCTGGTCGCCATCCTGGGCACGGCCGGCGACACCCGGCTCGACCAGATCCAGGCCGGCCAGGCCCTGCAACGCGTCCTGCTCACCGTCACCGACGCCGGCCTGGCCAGCTCGATGATCTCCCAGCCGATCGAGGTGCCGGCCGCCCGCGACCAGCTCCGCCGTTCCCTGGGCCGCACCGGCTTCCCCCAGATAGCCCTGCGCGTCGGCTACGGCCGCCCGGGCCGCCAGTCCCCCCGCCGCCCCATCACCGACGTCCTCAACCCCTGA
- a CDS encoding GAF domain-containing sensor histidine kinase has translation MAEASTPSLGLSPLSRVRLDELLQEMLDRVGDVVNSRERLRALLDAVVGIGSDLDLRSTLQRIVEAACALVGAKYGALGVLAPDHRSLSDFITHGIDPATHATIGDLPHGRGVLGLLITEPKPVRLPDIRKHPHSFGFPPHHPPMHSFLGVPVRTRDHVFGNLYLAEKQGAAEFSEDDEEIVVALAAAAGVAIDNARLYELAQRRERWLAAAAEITGVLLGTVHRTEALRLIARRAREVAGAELVLVLLHEEEHARYRIEVAEPEQAGLTGKVLPADSAVVRDFGAERHRLLDDLRAAAEWPGPVPAGPALAAPLTGVERGVLIVSQSATQAALGTDDAVLLSTFAGQAALALERARAQEERELLAVLEDRERIARDLHDVVIQRLFATGMQLQGAIAPAARPEVAKRINSAVDDLDATIRDIRRSIFELRAPVGPSLRGELLEAVAAAEAALGFRPELETSGPVDSAVPDDVVPELLAVLREALANVARHARAQSARVSVRVAGGELFLQVRDDGVGIDPALARGGVVNMGERASDLGGAFEIGPAPDGSGTLLTWHVPLTSEPA, from the coding sequence GTGGCCGAAGCATCTACCCCCTCGCTGGGCCTGAGCCCGCTGTCCCGGGTCCGTCTCGACGAGCTGCTCCAGGAGATGCTCGACCGGGTCGGCGACGTGGTGAACAGCCGGGAGCGGCTGCGCGCCCTGCTCGACGCGGTGGTCGGCATCGGCTCCGACCTCGACCTGCGCAGCACCCTGCAGCGGATCGTCGAGGCGGCGTGCGCCCTGGTCGGCGCCAAATACGGCGCGCTCGGCGTGCTCGCGCCCGACCATCGCAGCCTGTCCGACTTCATCACGCACGGGATCGACCCGGCCACGCACGCCACGATCGGCGACCTGCCGCACGGCCGCGGCGTGCTCGGCCTGCTGATCACCGAGCCCAAGCCGGTACGGCTGCCGGACATCCGCAAGCATCCGCACTCGTTCGGCTTCCCGCCGCACCACCCGCCGATGCACAGCTTCCTGGGTGTGCCGGTGCGCACCCGCGACCACGTCTTCGGCAACCTCTACCTGGCCGAGAAACAGGGCGCCGCCGAGTTCAGCGAGGACGACGAGGAGATCGTGGTGGCCCTGGCCGCCGCGGCCGGCGTGGCGATCGACAACGCCCGGCTCTACGAGCTGGCCCAGCGGCGGGAGCGCTGGCTGGCCGCCGCCGCGGAGATCACCGGCGTGCTGCTGGGCACCGTGCACCGCACCGAGGCGCTGCGGCTGATCGCCCGGCGGGCCCGCGAGGTGGCCGGTGCCGAGCTGGTCCTGGTGCTGCTGCACGAGGAGGAGCACGCGCGCTACCGGATCGAGGTGGCCGAGCCGGAGCAGGCCGGCCTGACCGGCAAGGTGCTGCCCGCCGACAGCGCCGTCGTCCGGGACTTCGGCGCGGAACGCCACCGGCTGCTGGACGACCTGCGGGCCGCCGCCGAGTGGCCGGGGCCGGTCCCGGCCGGGCCGGCGCTGGCCGCGCCGCTGACCGGGGTGGAGCGCGGCGTGCTGATCGTCTCCCAGTCGGCCACCCAGGCGGCGCTCGGCACCGACGACGCGGTGCTGCTGTCCACCTTCGCCGGGCAGGCCGCGCTGGCCCTGGAACGGGCCCGCGCCCAGGAGGAGCGGGAGCTGCTGGCGGTGCTGGAGGACCGCGAGCGGATCGCCCGGGACCTGCACGACGTGGTCATCCAGCGGCTCTTCGCCACCGGCATGCAGCTGCAGGGCGCGATCGCCCCGGCGGCCCGGCCCGAGGTGGCGAAACGGATCAACAGCGCGGTCGACGACCTGGACGCCACCATCCGCGACATCCGCCGGTCGATCTTCGAGCTGCGGGCGCCGGTCGGGCCGTCGCTGCGCGGCGAGCTGCTCGAGGCGGTGGCGGCCGCCGAGGCGGCCCTCGGGTTCCGGCCGGAGCTGGAGACGTCCGGGCCGGTGGACAGCGCGGTGCCGGACGACGTCGTACCGGAACTGCTGGCCGTCCTGCGCGAGGCCCTGGCGAACGTCGCGCGCCACGCGCGGGCGCAGAGCGCCCGGGTGTCGGTCCGGGTGGCCGGCGGCGAGCTGTTCCTTCAGGTACGCGACGACGGCGTCGGCATCGACCCGGCCCTGGCCCGCGGCGGCGTGGTGAACATGGGCGAGCGCGCCAGCGACCTGGGCGGCGCGTTCGAGATCGGCCCGGCCCCGGACGGCTCCGGCACCCTCCTCACGTGGCACGTGCCCCTCACCTCCGAGCCGGCGTAA